CATCCTCTCAGACCAGTTACGGATCGTCGCCTTGGTGAGCCATTACCTCACCAACTAGCTAATCCGACCTAGGCTCATCTGATAGCGCAAGGCCCGAAGGTCCCCTGCTTTCTCCCGTAGGACGTATGCGGTATTAGCGTCCGTTTCCGAACGTTATCCCCCACTACCAGGCAGATTCCTAGGCATTACTCACCCGTCCGCCGCTCTCAAGAGAAGCAAGCTTCTCTCTACCGCTCGACTTGCATGTGTTAGGCCTGCCGCCAGCGTTCAATCTGAGCCATGATCAAACTCTTCAGTTCAAACATCTTTGGGTTTTTAAGAAACCCTAAACTTGGCTCAGCAATCGTTGGTTACATCTTTGATTTCTCGCGGAGTAACTTGTGATGCTGATAATCTTGTTGACTATCAGTCTGACTGCACAAGCACCCACACGAATTGCTTGATTCAGTTGTTAAAGAGCGGTTGGTTAAGATCTTTCGTCTCAACCGAGGCGCGCATTCTACAGCAGCCTCATTTGCTGTCAAGTGATTATTTTCAGAAGTTTTCAGGGAATCCTTAACAACTTCAACCACTTGCGCTTTCGATCTCTCGTCAGCGGGAGGCGAATTCTACAGCGTTACACGCTGCTGTCAACACCTCTTTTTCAACTTCCTTCGCGCCTCGATGACCTGAAACACTGACTGCCGAAAACATCGTAACTCATTGTTTACCAAGGAGTTTTCCGTTTCGACTGCGCCGGAAGTGGGGCGAATTATAGACACATGAAATCTGCCGTCAACTACTAATTTGCTTTTTCTATCATAGAGCCGTCCAGCCTCCAAAAAACGCCCATAAATTAACCATGACAATAAACAATGCGCAGTATATTGCTCATTTCTCATTACTTGAGCATGATGGTGTACACATTTGCTCACATGCCTTTTTGCCGGACGACTCCACGCGATGAATGAACAACCCCGTAGCCTTTCCTCGACCCTGTTTCCGGTAGGCCTGCTATTAATAGCCATGGCATCGATCCAGTCTGGTGCTTCGCTGGCCAAAAGCATGTTTCCGGTGGTCGGCGCCGAGGGCACCACGACGCTGCGGCTGATTTTCGCCAGCGTGATCATGATCCTGCTGCTCCGCCCCTGGAAAGCCAAGCTCACGGCCAAATCCCTGAGAACGGTTGCGGTTTACGGCGTCGCACTGGGCGGCATGAACCTGCTCTTCTATATGTCCCTGCAAACCATCCCGCTGGGCATCGGCGTGGCACTGGAGTTCACCGGACCATTGGCAGTGGCGATCTACGCCTCGCGTAAGGCTATCGACTTTCTGTGGATCGCCCTGGCGATCGTTGGCTTGCTGCTGCTGATCCCCACCGGAGCAAGCAGTGCGCAGGTCGACCTGACGGGAGCAGGTTACGCCCTGGGCGCTGGCGTGTGCTGGGCACTTTATATTCTGTTCGGCCAGAAGGCTGGTGCAGATAACGGGGTTCAGACGGCTGCACTTGGGGTCATGATTGCGGCGTTATTTGTCACACCGTTCGGCGTTGCCCACGCAGGCACCGCCCTGCTGACGACCTCGCTAATTCCCGTGGCGCTGGGCGTAGCCGTGCTGTCGACTGCCCTGCCCTATACCCTGGAGATGATTGCCCTGACCCGTATGCCGGCGCGCACCTTCGGCACCTTAATGAGTGTCGAACCCGCCATTGCAGCCATGTCCGGCTTGCTGTTCCTGCAGGAATACCTGTCTTTCGCGCAGTGGATGGCAATCAGTTGCATCATCCTCGCGTCAGTCGGTGCAACCTTGACCATGGGTCGGGACGCCAAGCCCATCGTGGCAACTGACTGAGAAACATTCCTACAAAGGTCTGGCATTTATCCCGCAATTGCGCCATGTTTAGCCGCCACTCGACATTTAACACGGACAGTTCGCTCAGGGAACTTACACCCAATAAGGCAAAAGCGT
This region of Pseudomonas fluorescens genomic DNA includes:
- the rhtA gene encoding threonine/homoserine exporter RhtA, with the protein product MNEQPRSLSSTLFPVGLLLIAMASIQSGASLAKSMFPVVGAEGTTTLRLIFASVIMILLLRPWKAKLTAKSLRTVAVYGVALGGMNLLFYMSLQTIPLGIGVALEFTGPLAVAIYASRKAIDFLWIALAIVGLLLLIPTGASSAQVDLTGAGYALGAGVCWALYILFGQKAGADNGVQTAALGVMIAALFVTPFGVAHAGTALLTTSLIPVALGVAVLSTALPYTLEMIALTRMPARTFGTLMSVEPAIAAMSGLLFLQEYLSFAQWMAISCIILASVGATLTMGRDAKPIVATD